In one Leptospiraceae bacterium genomic region, the following are encoded:
- a CDS encoding MFS transporter, with translation MKPKLKIKEWQLLALLACIQFTHILDFVIIMPLGPQLMKFFSINPRQFGLIVSSYTFSAGFAGLVSALFIDKFDRKASLNTSYLGFIIGTLSCGFAPSYETLLLARTLAGAFGGVLGATIFSIVGDLIPYERRGKATGTIMSAFSVASVAGVPIGLYLATLFTWRMPFYSLAAISTIIILFSHFLHPPVREHLTRKPKNPHNPFKALLAIFRNPNHLWSFSLIMTLMFAGFSVIPFIAPYLVSNVGLSEKQLAYVYLFGGGATFFTARIIGSLADKFGKQPVFMTIAGLSMVPIIIVTNLPKLEILYVLLATTLFFILVSGRFIPAMAMITSSVHPENRGGFMSVNSSIQQVSAGLASLISGMILVESSNKELLNYPKVGIMACCATVICIFISRKLKVAS, from the coding sequence ATGAAACCAAAATTAAAAATCAAAGAATGGCAGCTTTTAGCTCTACTGGCCTGTATACAGTTTACCCATATTCTGGATTTCGTAATCATCATGCCCTTAGGGCCCCAGTTGATGAAGTTTTTCTCTATTAATCCCAGACAGTTCGGCCTGATAGTTTCTTCCTATACCTTTAGTGCAGGTTTTGCAGGTCTTGTAAGTGCTCTCTTTATTGATAAATTTGATAGAAAAGCCAGTTTGAACACTTCTTACCTCGGTTTTATTATCGGAACTCTATCCTGCGGCTTCGCTCCTTCCTATGAAACTCTTCTCTTAGCCAGAACCCTGGCAGGAGCTTTCGGCGGAGTTTTAGGAGCGACGATTTTCTCCATAGTAGGAGATTTGATTCCTTATGAAAGAAGAGGAAAAGCCACCGGTACCATTATGTCTGCCTTTTCTGTAGCTTCTGTAGCCGGGGTACCCATAGGACTTTACCTCGCTACCCTCTTTACCTGGAGAATGCCTTTCTATTCTCTTGCTGCTATAAGCACAATTATTATTCTTTTCTCCCATTTTTTACACCCTCCGGTTCGAGAACACCTCACAAGAAAACCTAAAAATCCACATAATCCCTTTAAGGCTCTTCTGGCGATTTTTCGTAATCCTAACCACCTATGGTCTTTTAGCCTGATTATGACCCTTATGTTTGCCGGTTTTTCGGTAATACCTTTTATTGCACCCTATCTCGTTTCCAATGTAGGACTGAGTGAAAAACAGCTTGCCTATGTTTATCTTTTCGGTGGAGGAGCTACCTTTTTTACTGCCCGTATAATAGGCTCTCTCGCTGATAAATTTGGCAAGCAACCGGTGTTCATGACAATAGCAGGCCTTTCTATGGTTCCGATTATAATTGTTACGAACCTGCCGAAGCTCGAAATTCTTTATGTTCTGCTGGCTACTACCCTTTTCTTTATCCTTGTTTCCGGCCGTTTCATTCCGGCTATGGCCATGATAACCTCATCCGTCCACCCGGAAAATAGGGGTGGTTTTATGAGCGTAAATTCGTCTATTCAACAGGTTTCAGCCGGCCTTGCCTCTTTAATTTCCGGTATGATTCTTGTTGAATCCAGTAATAAGGAGCTTTTGAATTATCCGAAAGTCGGAATCATGGCCTGTTGCGCTACAGTGATTTGCATATTCATTTCCCGAAAACTCAAAGTAGCTTCTTGA
- a CDS encoding glycosyltransferase family 4 protein: protein MKIGIDCRMILHSGIGVHLENILKHLQKEEGFTYYLFAPGEILDKVKLPDFYQHIEYRAGVYSLSEMRGHPRMSEMDLLHIPHFNVPFPYIKKCIVTIHDIIPYRMNELHTGIKKRLYLFFSLYAIRTYAKKIVTVSDFTAKDLELAFSYPQERMQTIYNAVNTRLFVPGEKLKSFKSKYNLPERYLLSVGIGKEHKNLAFLLDALLPLWKNESLKLPLVLAGSGGKIPDYLKPYREEVAEFIWACPHLPYEELPELYRNAELLIYPSLYEGFGFPVLEAQAVACPVYSSNASVLPEILKDSAYYFNPRDKEELQKGLLHILSSEENRLMFVEKGLKNIERFSWERSAAEFSKLYKSFLV from the coding sequence ATGAAAATAGGCATTGATTGTAGGATGATACTTCATTCAGGGATCGGGGTTCACCTGGAAAATATTTTGAAACACCTGCAAAAAGAAGAGGGTTTTACATATTATCTTTTTGCCCCCGGAGAGATCCTTGATAAGGTAAAACTTCCTGACTTTTATCAGCATATTGAATACCGGGCCGGAGTTTATTCTCTTTCTGAAATGAGGGGGCACCCCCGCATGTCTGAAATGGATTTATTACATATCCCTCATTTTAATGTTCCCTTTCCTTACATAAAGAAATGTATCGTTACTATTCATGATATTATCCCTTACAGAATGAATGAACTTCATACCGGTATAAAAAAACGCCTCTATCTATTTTTTAGCCTGTATGCTATCAGGACTTATGCAAAAAAAATCGTAACGGTTTCTGATTTTACGGCAAAAGATCTGGAGCTGGCCTTTTCCTATCCGCAGGAGCGTATGCAGACCATTTATAATGCGGTAAATACCCGGCTTTTTGTTCCCGGTGAAAAACTAAAAAGTTTTAAGTCAAAATATAACTTACCCGAACGGTATCTTCTCTCGGTCGGAATTGGGAAAGAACATAAAAATTTGGCTTTTTTGCTGGATGCTCTTCTCCCCCTCTGGAAAAATGAAAGCTTGAAACTTCCTCTCGTATTGGCCGGTTCGGGAGGAAAGATTCCGGATTATTTAAAGCCTTACCGGGAAGAAGTTGCAGAATTTATATGGGCCTGCCCGCATTTACCTTATGAAGAACTTCCGGAACTTTATAGAAATGCTGAACTTCTTATATATCCTTCTCTTTATGAAGGTTTCGGTTTTCCTGTTTTAGAAGCCCAGGCGGTAGCCTGTCCTGTGTATTCATCAAACGCTAGCGTATTACCTGAAATTTTAAAAGATAGTGCTTATTATTTTAACCCGAGAGATAAGGAAGAGTTACAAAAAGGCTTACTTCATATTCTTTCCTCGGAAGAAAATAGGTTGATGTTTGTAGAAAAGGGACTGAAGAATATAGAACGTTTTAGTTGGGAACGTTCTGCGGCAGAGTTTTCGAAACTTTACAAAAGTTTCTTAGTTTAA
- the flgE gene encoding flagellar hook protein FlgE encodes MMRSLYSGVSGLKNHQVRMDVIGNNISNVNTHGFKAERVTFQDMISQELSAASEPKENIGGINPKQVGLGALIASIDKIMNQGSLQSTGKNTDVSIVGEGFFVLKEGDKQFYTRAGAFNVDKNGSYVNPANGMKVQGWNARVDENGNKYINSSATIEDITIPIYSKEPAKATSEVTYQSNLNSAALAVPQDATPEEIDKYINEPDPNKRRGHVTTIKVFDDQGIERELRLELYKTKENTWRARTSLSDATQVSVDVESAGGANTKQPENTEFELSFTPDGRLTAVSDGVDSQTRGDLKVNVTYRVPGNPSPQNFSLNLGEANKINGVTQFSADFTTKAIKQDGYPMGYMEAFSIDNSGTIIGVFSNGVQQPLAKMAMAIFTNPAGLNKAGDTNYTYSINSGEANIGVSGIAGRGKINAGLLEMSNVDLSDQFTDMIVTQRGFQANSRTIVTSDQMIQEVLGLKR; translated from the coding sequence ATGATGCGTTCACTATACTCCGGTGTATCCGGCTTGAAAAATCACCAGGTCAGGATGGACGTGATCGGAAATAACATCTCCAATGTTAATACTCACGGTTTTAAAGCAGAAAGGGTAACCTTTCAGGACATGATCTCACAGGAGCTTTCTGCTGCATCCGAACCCAAAGAAAATATTGGGGGGATTAACCCCAAGCAGGTAGGACTGGGAGCCCTTATTGCAAGTATTGATAAGATTATGAACCAGGGTTCTTTACAATCTACCGGTAAGAATACAGATGTGTCTATCGTAGGCGAAGGTTTCTTCGTATTGAAAGAAGGTGATAAGCAGTTCTACACCCGTGCTGGAGCCTTTAATGTAGACAAGAATGGTTCTTATGTAAACCCGGCTAATGGCATGAAAGTTCAGGGTTGGAATGCAAGAGTGGATGAAAACGGGAATAAATACATCAACTCATCTGCTACTATAGAAGATATTACAATTCCCATATATTCTAAAGAACCGGCAAAAGCTACTTCGGAAGTAACTTATCAATCGAATCTCAATTCGGCTGCATTAGCTGTTCCTCAGGATGCAACTCCGGAAGAAATTGATAAATACATCAACGAACCCGATCCGAATAAACGCAGAGGCCATGTAACTACAATTAAAGTTTTCGATGATCAGGGTATTGAAAGGGAACTCAGACTTGAACTCTACAAAACCAAGGAGAATACCTGGAGAGCCCGTACCAGTCTTTCTGATGCGACTCAGGTTTCGGTTGACGTGGAAAGTGCCGGTGGTGCAAATACAAAGCAACCGGAGAATACCGAATTTGAACTGAGTTTTACTCCCGATGGAAGACTTACTGCTGTTTCCGATGGGGTAGATTCTCAAACCAGGGGAGACCTCAAAGTAAACGTAACTTACAGAGTGCCCGGAAATCCAAGTCCTCAGAATTTTTCTTTGAACCTCGGAGAAGCCAACAAAATCAATGGGGTTACACAATTTTCTGCTGATTTTACAACCAAGGCAATCAAGCAGGATGGTTATCCCATGGGTTATATGGAAGCCTTTTCTATCGATAATTCAGGAACGATTATTGGGGTTTTCTCCAATGGTGTACAGCAACCCCTGGCTAAAATGGCGATGGCGATTTTTACCAACCCTGCCGGTTTGAATAAAGCTGGTGATACAAATTACACGTATTCTATCAACTCAGGTGAAGCCAATATCGGAGTATCCGGTATCGCGGGAAGAGGAAAGATCAATGCAGGACTTTTAGAAATGTCGAATGTAGATCTTTCGGATCAGTTCACTGATATGATAGTAACCCAGAGAGGTTTTCAGGCTAACTCGAGAACCATTGTTACTTCTGACCAGATGATCCAGGAAGTTTTAGGACTTAAACGGTAA
- a CDS encoding exodeoxyribonuclease VII small subunit, with amino-acid sequence MTKKTEKISFEDAIKELEDITEKLERGQLSLEDSIKAYERGMELKHTCTELLKEAEGKIEMLSKSPEGKLKKEPARKEKPKKGLADDEDILF; translated from the coding sequence ATGACTAAGAAAACAGAAAAAATATCCTTTGAGGATGCCATAAAAGAACTGGAAGATATTACGGAAAAATTAGAAAGAGGACAGTTGAGTCTGGAAGATTCCATAAAAGCTTATGAAAGAGGAATGGAATTAAAACATACCTGCACAGAACTTTTAAAGGAAGCCGAAGGAAAAATTGAGATGCTCTCGAAAAGTCCGGAAGGAAAGTTAAAAAAAGAGCCGGCCCGTAAAGAAAAACCAAAAAAAGGCCTGGCAGATGACGAGGATATTCTCTTTTAG
- a CDS encoding endoflagellar hook capping protein, translating to MPAPIESSKAIKERYLNSDKKVNIKDHLNQMEKEEKSGLKGIDVHISPKQLGKDDFLKLLITQLSKQDPTNPVKDQDFIAQMAQFSSLEQMKNISAGIQKLEAKQAYNLVGKFVSGPDYVSGEPLSGVAHAVFYDGEGKAFVRVNGRTMETDKIQFISDPAIMKQAEEAAKAMENKAPQFESPQTFKKQEEKNVNSLTEEAKSNDTTKEQRENEWKYPGVRGKNQESYTK from the coding sequence ATGCCGGCTCCTATAGAATCATCAAAGGCAATTAAAGAGCGTTATCTGAACTCAGATAAAAAGGTCAATATCAAAGACCATCTGAATCAGATGGAAAAAGAAGAAAAATCCGGCTTAAAGGGAATTGATGTTCACATAAGTCCCAAGCAGCTCGGAAAGGATGATTTTTTAAAACTTTTGATTACTCAACTTTCCAAGCAGGATCCTACAAATCCGGTAAAAGACCAGGACTTCATTGCCCAGATGGCCCAGTTTTCCAGTCTTGAGCAGATGAAAAATATTTCAGCTGGAATCCAGAAGTTGGAAGCCAAGCAGGCTTATAACCTTGTCGGAAAATTTGTTTCCGGACCGGACTATGTGAGCGGAGAACCGCTTTCCGGAGTAGCTCATGCGGTTTTTTATGATGGAGAGGGCAAGGCTTTTGTGCGGGTAAATGGAAGAACCATGGAAACCGATAAAATTCAGTTTATTTCAGACCCGGCGATTATGAAACAGGCTGAAGAAGCAGCTAAAGCTATGGAAAATAAAGCTCCCCAGTTTGAATCTCCCCAAACTTTCAAAAAACAGGAAGAAAAAAATGTAAATTCCCTTACGGAAGAAGCGAAATCGAACGATACTACTAAAGAGCAAAGGGAAAATGAATGGAAGTATCCCGGTGTTCGCGGTAAAAATCAGGAATCATATACAAAATAA
- a CDS encoding flagellar hook-length control protein FliK, translating into MIISDEQSQSGIMSFFGSKPVERKLPDDTGSVNFIELLKQKGKEEVEPFPSPAPEAEKVSEPKSFGLLETIDNRFAPVQREESPESSSKAFQPVENKPIKEETSSFRALQREDKPLKLERKPDTVSEKNTNSEKEIERKVVSKETEPVRKEGLEKSENTVSEEKVENRVSEKEVRTDTKKAVNEYEKNTAKGKAPEKKAKAEDSKPSNESVFAFIEPQEKKSNKESKKLETSDLKSGMKVKEGKVSEELKKAEKLENLDSENLKTEKKQEVKLDKLSLKAIIEENKGQGEEKVSRLSEKNEVSEKGKGHSEKIENNRFTFSFETGRQPETNQKQEGKLQQQRNASATETTKLSDAFLQKASSSQTGTGSENGNQSRSEDFLTNLNQTFNRITKDSANPEVQTEKFVSREAFKNSLSELVQKARVNIVENGRNSAQISLYPRELGKMTLNISVLQDKVEGRVLVESEAIKNILLSEINGLKTDLKLAGLNLENIQIDVRQEGDFLSEYAENRERSDEGEKSQSSGKATKEEDFIDEVEDAGYEPESKRVLDIKV; encoded by the coding sequence ATGATTATTTCTGATGAGCAATCCCAATCCGGTATTATGAGCTTTTTTGGTTCCAAACCAGTGGAAAGAAAGCTTCCTGATGATACAGGCTCGGTAAATTTCATTGAACTTTTAAAACAAAAGGGTAAAGAAGAAGTGGAGCCCTTTCCTTCTCCTGCACCTGAGGCTGAAAAAGTTTCCGAACCAAAGAGTTTCGGACTTTTAGAAACTATCGACAACCGTTTTGCTCCTGTACAAAGGGAAGAAAGTCCCGAGTCGAGTTCTAAAGCCTTTCAACCTGTAGAAAATAAACCAATAAAAGAAGAAACATCTTCCTTCCGGGCTTTACAGAGAGAAGACAAACCCCTGAAACTAGAGAGAAAGCCGGACACCGTTTCCGAGAAAAATACGAATTCCGAAAAGGAAATCGAAAGAAAGGTAGTTTCAAAAGAAACAGAACCTGTCCGTAAGGAAGGGCTTGAAAAGTCGGAAAACACGGTTTCGGAAGAAAAAGTTGAAAATAGGGTTTCCGAAAAGGAAGTTCGGACGGACACGAAAAAAGCGGTAAACGAGTATGAAAAGAATACCGCGAAGGGTAAAGCTCCGGAAAAGAAAGCAAAGGCTGAAGATTCTAAACCTTCAAATGAATCCGTATTTGCATTTATAGAACCCCAGGAAAAAAAGTCCAATAAAGAATCTAAAAAACTGGAAACTTCGGACCTTAAGTCCGGCATGAAGGTTAAAGAAGGAAAAGTTTCGGAAGAGCTGAAAAAAGCAGAGAAATTAGAAAATCTCGATTCCGAAAACCTGAAAACCGAGAAAAAGCAGGAAGTAAAGCTGGATAAGCTCAGCCTGAAAGCCATTATAGAAGAAAATAAGGGGCAGGGAGAAGAAAAAGTTTCCAGACTCTCCGAAAAGAATGAAGTTTCCGAAAAAGGGAAAGGTCATTCCGAAAAAATAGAAAATAATCGTTTTACTTTTAGTTTTGAAACCGGCAGGCAGCCGGAAACGAATCAAAAACAGGAAGGTAAGCTGCAACAGCAAAGAAACGCCTCCGCTACCGAGACTACTAAACTTTCGGATGCTTTTCTTCAGAAAGCGAGTTCTTCACAAACCGGAACCGGTTCTGAAAATGGAAATCAGTCCCGCTCGGAGGATTTTCTAACGAATCTGAATCAAACCTTTAACCGAATTACGAAAGATTCGGCGAATCCTGAGGTTCAGACCGAAAAATTTGTGAGCAGAGAAGCTTTTAAAAACTCTCTTTCTGAACTGGTGCAAAAAGCGAGGGTGAATATTGTAGAAAATGGCAGAAATTCTGCCCAGATTTCTCTCTATCCCCGTGAACTGGGTAAAATGACCCTGAATATCAGTGTTTTACAGGATAAGGTAGAAGGAAGGGTTTTAGTTGAATCAGAAGCTATTAAAAATATTTTATTATCCGAAATCAATGGTTTGAAAACCGATTTGAAACTGGCGGGTTTAAATTTGGAAAACATCCAGATCGATGTTCGTCAGGAAGGAGATTTTCTATCTGAATACGCCGAAAACCGCGAGAGAAGTGATGAGGGAGAAAAATCACAATCTTCCGGTAAGGCAACAAAAGAAGAGGATTTTATCGATGAGGTTGAGGATGCGGGCTATGAGCCTGAGTCTAAGCGCGTACTGGATATAAAGGTGTAA
- a CDS encoding exodeoxyribonuclease VII large subunit, which translates to MDKKIYTVSEINRNVKDTLNANPEFKNIWVRGEISNYSSSGTGHKYFSLKDSSSIIRCTFFSYAFRSYKGRPLKDGMEVQVYGNLSVYEAGGSYNINVNQLEEIGRGEILLKIEKLKKELEQKGIFNPERKRPVPRLPRTLGIATSGYGAALEDILRIAKERYPNINILIAPCQVQGPQAPDSIIRAIEALNQPEFEVDVIIAGRGGGSFEDLMAFNEEKVVMAFYHSRVPIISAVGHQVDSLLSDFAADNYAPTPTAAAKLAVPEMEEYEDYFSEIEEKLSRSLNTRLQYGKEKLQSLSRRRFFEEPKTLLHEKMQKLDEMMERLGYIGKNYLSLKKNALQNYDRLPLYMKAKLEKAGKSFAVIEGRLESFSPLSTLKRGYSVLRNHNKQVIKDIREVKSGESLEIILSKGRLEVEVKEIRND; encoded by the coding sequence TTGGATAAGAAAATTTATACCGTTTCGGAAATCAATCGCAATGTCAAAGATACCCTGAATGCAAACCCGGAGTTCAAAAATATCTGGGTGCGGGGAGAAATTTCCAATTACTCCAGTTCCGGTACCGGTCATAAGTATTTTTCTTTGAAGGATAGCTCCAGTATTATTCGTTGCACTTTTTTTTCTTATGCCTTTCGTTCCTACAAGGGAAGGCCTCTAAAAGATGGAATGGAAGTACAGGTATATGGAAATCTTTCCGTTTATGAAGCCGGTGGTAGTTATAATATCAATGTCAACCAATTAGAAGAAATAGGCCGGGGAGAAATTCTTCTTAAAATTGAAAAACTTAAAAAGGAATTAGAGCAAAAAGGAATTTTTAACCCCGAAAGAAAACGACCCGTACCGAGGCTTCCCCGCACTCTCGGAATTGCTACTTCGGGCTATGGAGCAGCTTTAGAAGACATCCTCCGGATTGCCAAAGAACGTTACCCGAATATTAATATTCTCATTGCACCCTGTCAGGTACAGGGACCACAGGCTCCCGATTCGATTATCCGGGCTATTGAAGCTTTGAACCAGCCTGAATTCGAGGTAGATGTAATCATCGCCGGTAGGGGCGGAGGAAGTTTTGAAGACCTCATGGCTTTTAACGAAGAAAAGGTAGTGATGGCTTTTTATCATTCGAGGGTTCCGATTATCTCCGCAGTAGGTCACCAGGTTGACTCTCTACTAAGCGACTTTGCTGCCGATAACTACGCTCCAACACCTACAGCAGCAGCCAAACTGGCCGTGCCGGAAATGGAAGAATACGAAGACTATTTTTCAGAAATAGAGGAGAAACTCTCACGATCTTTAAATACAAGGCTTCAATATGGAAAAGAAAAATTACAATCTTTGTCCAGACGCAGGTTTTTTGAAGAACCCAAAACTCTATTACACGAGAAGATGCAAAAACTCGACGAAATGATGGAGCGTCTCGGTTATATAGGAAAAAACTATCTTTCCTTGAAAAAAAATGCCCTGCAAAATTATGACCGACTTCCTCTCTATATGAAAGCAAAACTCGAAAAAGCAGGAAAGTCTTTTGCCGTAATCGAGGGCAGGCTGGAAAGCTTTTCTCCCCTTTCCACACTCAAACGGGGATATTCCGTTTTACGAAATCATAATAAACAGGTAATTAAAGATATTCGGGAAGTAAAAAGTGGAGAAAGTCTCGAAATCATTCTTTCAAAAGGAAGACTCGAAGTCGAAGTAAAGGAGATACGTAATGACTAA
- a CDS encoding DUF4240 domain-containing protein has protein sequence MEENQFWEILQEAEENNALNIDVLVDNLSKRTISEIYSFEEILTDLLFKLDGPEYAKAVGYSEEDSFSVDSFLYSRVSTVEKGKKFYYSVIENPEQMPADTSEDLLYVAKDAYTQKTGKEDWEYSPKRLYETYFNREAWGKGKELSIKEFIER, from the coding sequence GTGGAAGAAAACCAATTCTGGGAAATACTACAGGAAGCTGAAGAAAATAATGCACTCAATATCGATGTTCTGGTAGATAATCTTTCCAAAAGAACTATATCCGAAATTTACTCATTTGAGGAAATTCTTACAGACTTACTCTTTAAACTCGATGGCCCGGAATATGCAAAAGCTGTAGGCTATTCAGAAGAAGATTCATTCTCGGTTGATAGTTTCTTATATTCCCGCGTCTCAACTGTAGAAAAAGGAAAAAAGTTTTATTACAGTGTCATCGAAAACCCGGAACAAATGCCCGCTGATACATCCGAAGACCTTTTATATGTAGCAAAAGACGCATATACCCAAAAAACCGGAAAGGAAGACTGGGAGTATTCTCCCAAACGATTGTATGAAACCTATTTCAACAGGGAAGCCTGGGGTAAAGGAAAAGAACTCAGCATCAAAGAGTTTATAGAAAGGTAA
- a CDS encoding AI-2E family transporter, producing the protein MSEIETPIEQKKEDYLLGFILLGLFILTSILVFFVYRSFFWTSFIALIFYMASRDYYMRLKRRLGLRFKPLAPWLMIILVLVIIVVPSFFILRTLVSEFLGFLFILKVNLSEDKILLRLLNTPFFTDLVTDTEFFWIQFPAIYRDIVGSYGDILNIDSIYGIVSNAATLILGGIRLPVGILINFFFGFLLIFFFYKDGYKLESFLLSILPFSEEIKDKIGIRIADALKTIVKGNLFISFLQGLAVGLILFFLGIPSPVLYGSIAAIFSLIPIVGTMVVWLPAGLYLGIFENNWVSALILMSLSFSFYLIFENLLKPSILDKKLKIHPFLLFLALLGGLKEFGILGVILGPAAVTLIVILWDFWLSYKITHSTREILRLIGFKKEA; encoded by the coding sequence ATGAGCGAAATAGAAACACCTATAGAACAAAAAAAAGAAGACTACCTTCTGGGTTTTATTCTCTTAGGCCTTTTTATTCTTACATCAATCCTGGTGTTTTTTGTATATCGCTCGTTCTTCTGGACTTCCTTTATTGCCTTAATTTTTTATATGGCTTCAAGAGACTATTACATGCGCCTAAAACGCAGGTTAGGTCTTCGTTTTAAACCCTTAGCACCCTGGCTTATGATAATACTGGTTTTAGTAATTATCGTAGTCCCCTCCTTTTTTATTCTGAGAACCCTGGTCAGTGAGTTTTTAGGTTTCCTGTTCATTTTGAAAGTCAATCTGAGCGAAGATAAGATACTCCTTCGCCTTTTAAATACTCCTTTTTTTACAGACCTTGTTACCGATACGGAATTTTTCTGGATACAATTCCCGGCCATCTATAGAGATATTGTAGGTTCTTATGGAGATATTCTCAATATTGACAGTATCTATGGAATCGTAAGTAATGCCGCTACCCTGATTTTAGGTGGAATTCGTTTACCGGTAGGGATTCTCATCAACTTTTTCTTTGGTTTTCTGCTTATTTTCTTCTTTTATAAGGATGGGTATAAACTGGAAAGCTTTCTTCTCTCCATCCTTCCTTTTTCGGAAGAAATCAAAGATAAAATTGGAATTCGAATCGCCGATGCTTTAAAAACCATTGTGAAAGGTAATCTCTTTATTTCCTTCTTGCAGGGTCTCGCAGTAGGTCTAATTCTCTTCTTTTTAGGAATTCCTTCTCCCGTTCTTTACGGGAGTATAGCTGCCATATTCTCTTTAATCCCGATTGTCGGAACCATGGTTGTCTGGCTTCCTGCCGGGCTTTATCTGGGTATTTTTGAGAACAACTGGGTTTCGGCTCTAATCCTGATGAGTCTATCTTTTAGTTTCTATCTTATATTTGAAAACCTCTTAAAACCCAGTATACTTGACAAGAAACTCAAGATACACCCATTCCTTCTGTTTTTAGCCTTACTGGGTGGTTTAAAAGAATTCGGGATTTTAGGTGTTATACTCGGCCCTGCTGCTGTGACCCTGATTGTCATTCTCTGGGATTTCTGGTTGAGTTATAAAATTACTCATTCCACAAGAGAAATTTTGCGACTTATTGGTTTTAAAAAGGAAGCTTAA
- a CDS encoding DUF2442 domain-containing protein: MLMIPKIVQVFPTENHKVYLYFDDGKIKLYDISHLIDKGVFCKLQDESFFFEKCTVMNNTLAWDVSGTFDPYNCIDLDPAVLYEESIEVEEDPLQKLLSF, translated from the coding sequence ATTTTAATGATACCTAAAATAGTTCAAGTTTTCCCAACTGAAAATCATAAAGTATACCTATATTTTGATGATGGTAAGATTAAACTCTATGACATCAGTCATCTTATAGATAAGGGAGTTTTTTGTAAATTACAGGATGAGTCGTTTTTTTTTGAAAAATGTACAGTAATGAATAATACTCTGGCCTGGGATGTAAGCGGTACTTTTGATCCTTATAACTGCATCGACTTAGATCCTGCTGTATTATATGAAGAAAGTATTGAAGTAGAAGAAGATCCATTACAGAAACTCTTGTCTTTTTAA